A single region of the Saprospiraceae bacterium genome encodes:
- a CDS encoding MFS transporter — MEKGLVFFQIGTLYAIRELATNILEVPTGVVADVMGRRRTMIFSFLFYIFSFLIFFYSASYAAFVVAMLLFAVGEAFRTGVHKAMIFTYLKIKGWEDQKVHYYGHTRSWSQLGSAVSALLAAAIVLYTGEYQTVFAYATIPYVLDLGLLASYPAMLDGRNEKRKKESILLTFKTIIRSFYIAFKDILLLKAVNNTSLYSGYYKAVKDYLQPILQALAVSLPLMVHLNKQQRSSILIGVVYFFIFLLTSFASRHSGKVAARFSNLSKPLNYTLLIGLVIGLLAGFFYDLGWTILAVGLYILIYPMENLRKPIGVGFFAEKVKGNILASALSVQSQVGTLWAALIAIVLGVLTDTLGIGLTLVVTSSLLLLVTPVFWLKEKH; from the coding sequence TTGGAAAAAGGACTCGTTTTTTTTCAGATCGGAACCCTTTATGCAATTCGGGAGCTGGCGACAAATATCCTGGAGGTTCCCACTGGTGTCGTTGCGGATGTCATGGGTAGGCGCCGAACTATGATTTTTTCCTTTCTCTTTTACATTTTTTCTTTTTTAATTTTTTTTTACAGCGCTTCCTATGCCGCGTTTGTGGTAGCTATGTTATTGTTTGCTGTTGGCGAGGCTTTTCGTACTGGTGTCCACAAGGCTATGATTTTTACTTATTTGAAAATAAAGGGCTGGGAAGATCAGAAGGTGCATTATTACGGGCACACCCGCTCCTGGTCGCAGCTGGGGTCGGCTGTTTCGGCATTGCTTGCTGCAGCTATTGTCCTTTATACGGGAGAATACCAGACGGTGTTTGCCTATGCCACCATTCCTTATGTGCTTGATTTGGGCCTATTAGCCTCCTATCCAGCCATGTTAGACGGCCGCAATGAAAAGCGGAAAAAGGAATCTATCCTGCTTACCTTTAAAACGATTATCCGATCTTTTTATATAGCCTTCAAAGATATATTGTTACTGAAAGCGGTCAATAATACTTCCTTGTATAGTGGTTATTATAAAGCGGTAAAGGATTATTTACAACCTATCCTTCAAGCCTTGGCGGTGTCATTGCCATTGATGGTACATTTGAATAAACAGCAACGGTCTTCCATCTTGATTGGGGTGGTCTATTTTTTTATTTTTCTGCTTACTTCTTTCGCTAGCAGGCATTCAGGGAAGGTTGCCGCCAGGTTCTCCAACCTCAGCAAACCCCTGAATTATACCCTACTGATCGGATTGGTCATCGGCTTATTAGCGGGCTTTTTTTATGACCTAGGATGGACGATACTAGCCGTGGGCTTGTACATTTTAATCTACCCCATGGAAAACCTTCGAAAACCTATTGGCGTCGGTTTTTTTGCCGAAAAAGTAAAGGGAAATATCTTAGCCTCCGCGCTTTCGGTTCAATCACAAGTTGGCACCCTATGGGCGGCACTAATTGCCATCGTGCTGGGCGTACTGACAGACACCTTGGGGATCGGGCTTACCCTGGTCGTTACTTCTTCTTTATTGCTATTGGTGACACCAGTTTTTTGGTTAAAAGAGAAGCACTAG
- a CDS encoding DUF1080 domain-containing protein, with protein MKKSILFVGLVLALSSCGDASKSTATEDSPASTAPEASSDWVSLFDGSSFAGWKVNESPETFRIEEGAIVANGNRAHLFYDGPLANHNFKNFEFKAQVMTMPNANAGIYFHTAFQEEGWPAKGYEVQVNNSHSDWRRTGGLYAIDDVKEAPAKDNEWFTQHIIVNGKHVIVKINDKTVVDYTEPENPERPEGMAQRLISSGTFALQGHDPGSKVLFKDIMVKVLPD; from the coding sequence ATGAAAAAATCAATACTTTTTGTCGGTCTTGTTTTAGCCCTGAGCTCCTGTGGAGATGCTTCCAAGTCCACCGCAACGGAGGATAGCCCGGCAAGCACTGCCCCAGAAGCCTCTTCCGACTGGGTTAGTCTTTTCGACGGCAGTAGTTTTGCTGGCTGGAAAGTCAATGAAAGCCCTGAAACTTTTAGGATAGAGGAGGGGGCCATTGTTGCCAATGGCAACCGGGCGCACTTATTTTATGATGGCCCCTTGGCTAATCATAATTTCAAAAATTTTGAATTCAAAGCGCAGGTGATGACCATGCCTAACGCTAATGCGGGGATTTACTTCCATACGGCATTTCAAGAGGAAGGTTGGCCAGCCAAGGGTTACGAAGTACAAGTCAACAATTCTCATTCCGATTGGCGAAGGACGGGCGGCCTTTATGCCATTGATGATGTCAAAGAAGCCCCCGCTAAGGACAATGAATGGTTTACCCAGCACATCATTGTCAATGGAAAACACGTCATAGTAAAAATCAATGACAAAACCGTCGTAGACTACACCGAACCTGAAAATCCAGAACGCCCTGAAGGAATGGCTCAGCGCCTGATTTCCAGCGGCACCTTCGCCTTGCAAGGACATGATCCTGGCAGCAAAGTCTTATTCAAGGATATCATGGTGAAGGTGTTGCCGGATTAA
- a CDS encoding CBS domain-containing protein, with amino-acid sequence MNIKVKDLMVKSVITTMPHKSVGHAQSIMAKNKIKSLPIVDSEMGVKGIITSSDMLKDLSEHTPLSHVMVTKVYTIPAYSDVHMAARMMRKHKINHLVVTDEKKIVGVLSAHDLLKLVEDHRFVMKNPPTPSKKKDTRE; translated from the coding sequence ATGAATATCAAAGTGAAAGACCTAATGGTAAAGTCCGTCATTACGACGATGCCACATAAATCCGTTGGACATGCACAATCCATCATGGCTAAAAACAAAATAAAATCTTTACCTATAGTTGATAGCGAAATGGGCGTAAAAGGCATCATCACCTCATCAGATATGCTGAAAGACCTCTCCGAACACACCCCACTCAGTCATGTAATGGTAACCAAGGTTTACACAATTCCTGCTTACTCAGATGTACATATGGCTGCTCGTATGATGCGCAAGCACAAAATAAATCACCTGGTGGTAACAGATGAAAAAAAAATCGTCGGCGTCTTAAGTGCCCATGATCTACTAAAATTAGTGGAAGACCACCGTTTCGTAATGAAAAACCCACCAACGCCTTCCAAAAAGAAAGACACCCGAGAATGA
- a CDS encoding asparaginase has translation MAKHHMLLFLLLCLPSYFLHAQQTMKPKVLIITTGGTIASQTNAPLREGAELIQAVPQLTAYAAVEVEEFVRIGSSKMTPAFWLALVKRIRAVLNEKPGITCVIITHGTDTMEETAFFLNLTHRSKVPIVLVGSMRSSNEVSADGPANLLSAVRVGISPEAIGKGVMVVLNDNISAARDLLKMNNNRVDAFPATEFGFLGSIDVGKVKFYRSPSQKHTVDSEFDVYERDHLPAVDIVQDFAGFDPEILAYFTGRPNEGVVISSFAGGRMSEGMSSVYKLPAAHKPLVIASSIKAGRIMGSNAPDSPIVIANDLPANKARILLMLALTQTKDVGKIQHYFNTY, from the coding sequence ATGGCTAAACACCACATGCTATTGTTCTTACTCCTTTGTTTGCCTTCATACTTTTTACATGCCCAACAGACTATGAAACCCAAAGTACTCATCATAACGACTGGCGGAACCATCGCCAGCCAGACAAATGCACCTTTAAGAGAGGGGGCTGAACTCATTCAGGCCGTTCCCCAATTAACTGCCTATGCAGCGGTGGAAGTCGAGGAATTTGTGAGGATTGGATCATCCAAAATGACACCGGCCTTTTGGCTGGCATTAGTCAAACGAATTAGGGCGGTGTTAAACGAAAAGCCAGGTATCACTTGCGTCATTATCACCCACGGGACGGATACGATGGAAGAAACCGCTTTCTTTCTAAACCTAACCCATAGGAGCAAGGTGCCGATAGTTTTGGTCGGATCGATGCGGTCTTCCAATGAAGTCTCAGCGGATGGACCAGCGAATTTACTTAGCGCCGTTCGGGTAGGTATATCTCCTGAAGCGATAGGGAAAGGGGTGATGGTCGTATTGAACGATAATATCAGCGCGGCGAGAGACCTCTTGAAGATGAACAATAACCGGGTTGATGCTTTTCCCGCAACGGAGTTTGGGTTCCTGGGGAGTATTGATGTAGGAAAAGTGAAATTTTATCGTTCCCCCAGCCAAAAGCATACCGTGGATAGTGAGTTTGACGTCTATGAACGGGATCATTTGCCTGCGGTCGATATTGTGCAAGATTTTGCTGGATTTGACCCAGAGATACTGGCCTACTTCACTGGGCGACCTAATGAGGGCGTGGTTATCAGCTCATTTGCTGGCGGCCGGATGAGTGAAGGGATGAGCAGTGTTTACAAGCTGCCTGCAGCGCACAAGCCCCTGGTAATTGCCTCTAGTATAAAGGCGGGGCGGATAATGGGCTCAAATGCGCCCGATTCTCCTATAGTGATCGCTAATGATTTACCTGCTAACAAGGCCAGGATTTTATTGATGCTGGCCCTTACTCAAACCAAGGATGTTGGAAAAATTCAACATTACTTCAATACCTATTAA
- a CDS encoding DUF6786 family protein produces the protein MKKQGFLGQKLSTILIFSFLLLFGCKAEKNNEMDQAALPSFTAFQADIDFLKKHTDLVVLAEPSGKGMIAVSATLQGRVMTSSAAGLEGRSYGWINRALFESGDTLDHMNPFGGEERFWLGPEGGQYAIFFKKGAPFDLDNWQTPRLIDLDAYEQVEKTAQKVVYRKKATLTNYSNFTFDLAIERTIEVLSVAAVFQSLGLAEKEGLKVVGYRTTNTISNQGQEDWKKETGLLSIWLLGMFNPSDATTIVIPFEEGEDAQLGPVVNDTYFGKVPSDRLKVGKGVLFFSGDGKYRSKIGLSPARAKNVAGSYDAKSQILTIVTYNKPDGESEYVNSLWEIQDEPYQGDVINAYNDGPPAPGKKPMGPFYELETSSPALALKVGESGTHIQQTFHFEGAEAALNEMAIQLLGVSLAEITAN, from the coding sequence ATGAAAAAGCAAGGTTTTTTAGGACAAAAGCTATCAACAATTCTCATCTTTAGCTTTTTATTATTATTTGGCTGTAAGGCCGAAAAAAACAACGAAATGGACCAGGCGGCCCTCCCATCCTTTACTGCTTTTCAAGCGGATATCGATTTCTTGAAAAAACACACGGATTTAGTGGTATTGGCGGAACCCTCCGGCAAAGGAATGATCGCGGTGTCTGCCACCTTGCAAGGACGTGTGATGACTAGTTCTGCTGCTGGTCTTGAGGGTCGAAGTTATGGCTGGATCAATCGTGCTTTGTTCGAATCAGGAGATACGCTCGATCATATGAATCCATTTGGGGGAGAAGAACGGTTCTGGTTGGGGCCTGAGGGAGGACAATACGCTATTTTCTTCAAAAAAGGAGCACCTTTCGATTTGGATAACTGGCAAACGCCAAGGCTGATAGACTTGGATGCGTATGAGCAGGTGGAAAAAACAGCGCAAAAAGTGGTTTATCGCAAAAAAGCGACTTTAACAAATTATTCGAATTTCACTTTTGACTTAGCCATCGAAAGAACGATTGAAGTTTTGTCGGTTGCAGCAGTTTTTCAATCTTTAGGACTGGCTGAAAAGGAAGGACTAAAGGTAGTCGGTTATCGCACGACAAACACCATCAGCAATCAAGGTCAGGAAGACTGGAAAAAAGAGACGGGTTTACTCTCTATTTGGCTCTTGGGTATGTTTAATCCATCCGATGCCACCACCATTGTCATCCCTTTTGAAGAGGGAGAAGATGCCCAATTAGGCCCTGTGGTCAACGATACTTATTTTGGGAAAGTGCCAAGTGATCGATTAAAGGTGGGTAAGGGCGTACTTTTTTTCAGCGGGGATGGAAAATACCGAAGCAAAATAGGTTTATCGCCAGCCAGGGCCAAAAATGTGGCAGGTTCATATGATGCCAAGAGCCAAATCCTTACCATTGTGACCTACAATAAACCGGATGGCGAAAGCGAATATGTCAATTCCCTTTGGGAAATACAGGACGAACCTTATCAAGGTGACGTCATCAATGCTTACAACGATGGGCCACCAGCACCCGGTAAAAAACCAATGGGGCCATTCTATGAGCTTGAAACTTCCTCCCCGGCCCTGGCCTTAAAAGTAGGTGAAAGTGGCACGCATATCCAACAAACCTTTCATTTTGAAGGGGCAGAGGCTGCGCTGAACGAGATGGCCATCCAACTGCTAGGTGTTTCCTTAGCAGAAATTACAGCCAACTAA
- a CDS encoding beta-N-acetylhexosaminidase has translation MYTKLLSFLSRLVIVLALICMGHFSCTTKESVPKDLAQEPLIPMPVSLTATGSSFELTDKTAIYIQGNAPELEWVGQYLADLLNPATGLGIAVKSTEKAPPSGHIYLSLTAEETEMGEEAYELTITEDQIHLSAQQPAGLFYGIQTLRQLLPAQIELKEQQEIPWLVASGTIKDQPAYTYRGAMLDVARHFFEVNDVKRVIDLISLYKMNVLHLHLADDQGWRIEIKSWPNLAIHGGSTEVGGGKGGFYTQEQYADIVKYAQERFITVIPEIDMPGHTNAALASYAELNCDGQARELYTGTEVGFSTLCTDKEITYRFVDDVIRELAALTPGPYLHIGGDESHVTPLEDYIPFVNKVQEIVRSHGKQVIGWDEIAHATLLPNSVVQYWAKAENATKGIAQGAKVIMSPAHKTYLDMQYDSTTHLGLHWAAYIEVDSAYIWDLETLTKGINKANILGLESPLWTETITNIQELEYMVFPRLLGHGEIVWSPASGRNWEEYKVRLGKQQARFEAMNINYYPSKLVPWPNEKKDIETPSN, from the coding sequence ATGTATACCAAACTATTATCCTTCCTTTCCCGCCTCGTCATTGTCCTGGCCTTGATCTGTATGGGGCATTTCTCCTGCACTACAAAAGAATCGGTCCCCAAAGACCTTGCACAGGAGCCTTTGATTCCCATGCCGGTGTCTTTAACCGCCACTGGCAGCTCTTTTGAGTTGACGGATAAAACAGCTATCTATATTCAGGGAAATGCGCCTGAGTTGGAATGGGTTGGCCAGTATTTGGCTGATTTGCTCAATCCTGCAACTGGTTTGGGCATTGCCGTAAAATCGACTGAAAAAGCACCGCCTTCCGGTCATATCTATTTATCGCTTACAGCAGAGGAGACTGAAATGGGAGAAGAAGCTTATGAATTGACCATCACAGAAGATCAAATTCACTTGTCTGCCCAACAGCCTGCAGGTTTGTTTTATGGCATCCAAACCTTACGCCAGCTGTTGCCAGCCCAGATCGAACTAAAAGAGCAACAGGAAATACCCTGGCTGGTCGCAAGCGGTACCATCAAAGATCAGCCTGCCTATACCTATCGTGGTGCCATGCTGGATGTGGCGCGCCATTTTTTTGAAGTGAATGATGTTAAACGCGTTATCGACCTCATTTCCCTCTACAAAATGAATGTCTTACACTTGCACCTGGCAGATGATCAAGGCTGGCGCATCGAGATTAAATCCTGGCCCAATTTGGCAATACATGGCGGCAGCACGGAAGTCGGTGGAGGAAAAGGGGGATTTTATACCCAGGAACAGTATGCCGATATTGTAAAATATGCACAAGAACGATTTATTACCGTCATCCCTGAAATTGATATGCCAGGACATACCAATGCAGCCTTGGCGTCCTATGCTGAATTAAATTGTGACGGCCAAGCAAGGGAATTGTATACGGGTACAGAAGTGGGATTTAGTACCCTCTGCACAGATAAAGAGATTACCTACCGTTTTGTTGATGATGTGATCCGGGAGTTGGCTGCCCTAACCCCTGGCCCTTACCTTCACATCGGTGGGGATGAGTCTCATGTCACCCCCTTGGAGGATTACATCCCTTTTGTCAATAAAGTGCAGGAAATCGTTCGTTCTCATGGCAAACAGGTGATCGGTTGGGATGAAATTGCCCATGCAACGCTCTTGCCCAATTCAGTGGTCCAATATTGGGCTAAAGCCGAAAATGCCACAAAAGGGATTGCACAAGGTGCTAAAGTAATCATGTCGCCTGCCCATAAGACCTATCTTGACATGCAATACGATTCCACGACTCACCTGGGCTTGCATTGGGCTGCTTATATCGAAGTAGATAGCGCTTATATCTGGGACTTGGAAACACTTACCAAGGGCATCAACAAAGCAAACATTTTAGGTTTAGAGTCCCCCTTATGGACGGAGACGATTACCAATATCCAGGAATTGGAGTATATGGTCTTTCCTCGTTTGCTCGGTCATGGAGAAATCGTTTGGTCTCCAGCTTCGGGTAGAAATTGGGAGGAATACAAAGTGCGCTTGGGCAAACAACAAGCTCGATTTGAAGCCATGAACATAAATTATTATCCTTCTAAGTTGGTCCCATGGCCCAATGAGAAAAAAGATATCGAAACACCGTCTAATTAA
- a CDS encoding glycoside hydrolase family 31 protein translates to MIKSTLLYSLLMALSIGLQAQPVWSEIANGVWRTSIGQPQDLSLLSAAGITPQLAAIAKLSDPDFPLNQQHIRAEIIGGKTYLRFPLKKGEELYGLGLHFKTHNQRGRILNLHVDHYGGKDDGRTHAPVPFYVSSEGYGVLVDAAAYLTVYAGTAVRVDAEEPPVIKNRNTDKDWDAQPYSDAVEILVPAAGTDLYIFGGQSMLEVVQRYNLYCGGGYLPPKWGLGFTQRVPTLYSDQDILREVGEFAAHDFPLDFIGVEPGWHSQSYPCTFEWETSRFPDPAGFIQELADKGIRANLWLNPYVAPSASLYPKIKPYAGSHLVWNGIVPDLSMPEPRAMYKEHFQQTHLDIGVSGYKIDEVDGYDFWLWPDIATFPSGHTAEALRQTYGLLIQKMTADWFKEKNERTYGLVRGSNAGASALPYVIYNDYYSHKDFITALINSSFIGVLWTPEVRASKSAEEWLRRMQSVCFSPMAMLNAWADGTKPWSFPEVEDQVREVAQLRMQLLPYLYTAFARYQQEGIPPFRAMQLVEGFSFKVRKKAGELNGTDNPYAAYTAKEIQYQYMMGDAILVAPMFTDETSREVVLPKGKWYDFYSGDFVGDGEVLTITPGLDHIPLFVKDGGIIPMIKSRNQMPGPKEVLALEVRHYGTAESHFMLYDDDGISFNHEKGEYSWSELSANRDGNGWNGQLKIGNENAFHYDKSVNWRFMTKIK, encoded by the coding sequence ATGATAAAATCAACCTTGCTTTACAGTTTGCTAATGGCCCTATCTATTGGTCTGCAGGCGCAGCCAGTATGGTCAGAAATAGCCAATGGGGTATGGAGGACAAGTATAGGCCAACCACAAGACCTTTCCTTGTTGTCGGCAGCGGGTATCACTCCCCAATTAGCAGCCATCGCAAAGCTATCTGACCCTGACTTCCCCTTAAACCAGCAGCATATTCGAGCCGAAATCATCGGAGGAAAGACCTACCTGAGGTTCCCCCTGAAAAAAGGAGAAGAGCTTTATGGGCTCGGACTCCATTTTAAAACCCATAACCAAAGGGGCAGGATTTTGAACCTTCATGTAGACCACTATGGTGGCAAAGATGATGGCCGCACACACGCCCCTGTGCCTTTTTATGTGTCTAGCGAGGGCTATGGGGTGCTGGTGGATGCAGCAGCCTACCTGACGGTGTATGCTGGGACAGCTGTGAGGGTAGATGCAGAGGAGCCACCTGTTATAAAAAATCGAAATACCGATAAAGACTGGGATGCCCAACCCTATTCTGATGCGGTTGAAATACTCGTCCCGGCGGCAGGTACCGACCTTTACATTTTCGGCGGTCAGTCCATGCTTGAGGTGGTTCAACGATATAACCTCTATTGTGGTGGAGGGTATTTGCCACCTAAATGGGGCCTGGGTTTTACCCAACGGGTGCCTACCTTGTATTCAGACCAGGATATTCTGCGAGAAGTGGGTGAATTTGCAGCGCATGATTTCCCTTTAGACTTTATAGGCGTGGAGCCGGGTTGGCATAGCCAGTCTTACCCTTGCACTTTTGAATGGGAGACCAGCCGATTCCCTGATCCGGCAGGGTTTATTCAAGAACTTGCCGACAAGGGCATTCGGGCCAATCTCTGGCTTAATCCTTATGTAGCACCTAGTGCTAGTCTTTATCCCAAAATCAAACCCTACGCTGGCTCTCACCTGGTGTGGAATGGTATTGTGCCCGACCTGAGTATGCCTGAGCCAAGAGCCATGTATAAGGAACATTTTCAGCAAACACACCTCGATATTGGCGTCAGTGGCTACAAAATAGATGAAGTGGATGGGTATGATTTTTGGTTATGGCCAGATATTGCCACCTTCCCTTCGGGGCATACCGCCGAAGCATTGCGCCAGACCTACGGCCTGCTGATCCAAAAGATGACAGCGGATTGGTTCAAAGAAAAAAACGAAAGAACCTATGGCCTAGTCAGGGGCTCCAATGCCGGTGCCAGCGCCTTGCCTTATGTCATTTATAACGATTATTACAGCCATAAAGACTTTATTACGGCCCTCATCAATAGCAGCTTTATTGGGGTGTTATGGACCCCAGAGGTCCGCGCTTCCAAGTCGGCCGAGGAGTGGCTCCGGCGGATGCAATCGGTTTGCTTCTCCCCTATGGCGATGCTCAACGCCTGGGCGGACGGCACCAAACCCTGGTCTTTCCCCGAGGTCGAAGACCAGGTGCGGGAAGTGGCGCAGCTTCGCATGCAACTCCTACCCTACCTCTACACGGCTTTTGCCCGTTACCAACAGGAAGGCATTCCTCCCTTCCGAGCCATGCAATTGGTCGAAGGCTTTTCCTTTAAGGTGCGAAAAAAGGCGGGAGAACTCAATGGTACGGATAATCCCTATGCCGCCTATACTGCCAAGGAAATTCAATACCAATACATGATGGGAGATGCCATACTAGTCGCACCCATGTTTACGGACGAAACAAGCCGGGAAGTGGTTTTGCCGAAGGGCAAATGGTATGACTTCTATTCGGGGGATTTTGTGGGAGATGGGGAAGTGCTTACGATTACTCCGGGTTTAGACCACATTCCACTTTTTGTTAAAGACGGAGGAATTATTCCGATGATTAAAAGTAGAAATCAAATGCCTGGCCCTAAGGAAGTACTCGCACTGGAGGTTCGGCATTATGGTACTGCGGAAAGCCATTTTATGCTTTATGATGACGATGGCATCAGCTTTAACCACGAAAAAGGGGAATATTCCTGGTCGGAATTATCCGCCAACCGAGACGGCAATGGGTGGAATGGTCAACTCAAAATTGGCAATGAAAATGCTTTTCACTATGATAAAAGTGTAAATTGGAGGTTCATGACAAAAATTAAATAA
- a CDS encoding DUF1080 domain-containing protein — protein sequence MMKNLTSILGVLALALFFAACGTTKSNMLSAKEKKDGFQLLFNGTNLDGWVGNKQSYQAKDGLIIIDPNGEGGGNLFTEKEYSDFIFRFEFQLTPGANNGLGIHSPLEGDAAYMGKELQILDNTAAKYADLHEYQYHGSVYGIIPAKKGFLKPVGEWNQEEVIVQGSKIKVMLNGTAIVDGDFLEASKNGTMDGKDHPGLQKTKGHIGFLGHGDVVRFKNIRIKDLSK from the coding sequence ATGATGAAAAACCTTACATCGATACTCGGAGTCCTGGCGCTAGCCCTATTTTTTGCTGCTTGCGGAACAACAAAAAGCAATATGCTGAGCGCGAAGGAAAAAAAGGATGGATTCCAACTACTATTTAATGGCACCAACCTGGATGGCTGGGTAGGTAATAAACAATCCTATCAGGCGAAGGATGGACTTATTATTATTGATCCTAATGGCGAAGGTGGCGGCAACCTATTTACTGAAAAGGAATACAGTGATTTCATTTTCCGGTTCGAGTTTCAATTGACGCCTGGCGCCAACAACGGATTGGGCATTCATTCGCCGTTGGAAGGTGATGCCGCTTATATGGGAAAAGAATTGCAAATATTGGATAATACGGCGGCTAAATATGCAGATCTTCACGAATACCAATACCATGGGTCGGTTTATGGCATTATTCCAGCCAAAAAAGGGTTTTTAAAACCCGTGGGAGAATGGAATCAAGAAGAAGTGATCGTACAAGGTTCTAAAATAAAAGTCATGCTCAATGGCACAGCGATTGTCGATGGCGATTTCTTGGAAGCCAGCAAAAATGGAACCATGGATGGCAAAGACCACCCTGGCCTACAAAAAACGAAAGGACATATCGGCTTTTTAGGGCACGGCGATGTGGTGAGGTTCAAAAATATCCGGATTAAGGATTTGAGTAAATAA